The sequence CAAAAGAACATGAattaactattttaattttttttataacgaaagttaaacaaaagtatttgaaaatatattttaggcgtttaaaataatataaataaacatttatcagcaaaaaaaaaaaaattataaagtagatattacaacagaaaaataaattggacTAAGTTCGTCCACGCGCCTAATGGAGGGTTAACTGGTAGCAATTATTTTTACTGGTGCTGATGTAAGTTGTCTTgacacaaaattattttgaatttgttgaataaaaagaaattctaTTCATTATACTATTTTTGAAGTTATCGCTGCAAAAGTCATGATTTCGTTCccaggaaaaaatttaacatgaagtaggaattttaaaattaaattgaaaaaaacaggcATTTTGACTGGTGTGGCAGTTCTGGCGTTAAAATGCATTTACATAATATATTTGCTATATTCCATTAATATAAGCTTATACGATCAATAACACTCCGTTTTGTTACACATCCCATTTGGTATTTGGTACAACTTCCTTTATAGTCAATGTATTCATCTACTCGCTTGTTACTTTTACTTGAAATTCCCCACAATTCGATATCTGAATTCACCTTATTTGCTAACCGAATTCACCTTATTCGCCATCCGAATTCACCTTATTCGCCATCCAAATTCGCCTTGCTCGTTATCCGAATTCACCTTATTCGCTATTCGAATTCACCTTATTCGCTATACGAATTCACCTTATTCTCACCATCTGTATCAGTCACCTGGATAGCGGGTATACTTTCTTGCAATGCTAAAGATGCCTTCTCAGCTGGTGCGAGTGTAGCCGTTTCCTGTTTGTAGGGCACTGCCGGCAGTGGATCGCTGGAAACTCGTTTTATCCGTGCTGGTATTTCGACGTATCTGACCAAACTTGTGTCACGGCATTTGTATTCGGTCGCCAACGTTGGCATATAACTGTCAATGGAGGCGAATTCCAAAGACTTCTTTTCATAGTCACCCTCGATATCTTGCAAACGAAGGTAAGCAGGTATGACTTCGTACAAATTGGCATTCGCATAACTTTCACTACTTTCAACACTAAACACGGATCCTCGACGCATTGTGTGACTGGTGATGGAGATGTCGCTTGAGCtacaaaattaaaagtgaattcatatgtacatatattacatatatggaGTATGAAGAGTACGAAGATAggctaatataaataaaaatattaaaaaacaattcaacTTATATAAAGGCAGCCACTTATCATCAATTATTTAAGTCGAAAACAATTctaaaagatattaaaattttttttttcctagatTTAGACAGCAATCTCTAGTAGCAGTTTTAGAATATTTGGAGAGTGATTTGAGGCTTGTGTGGCGCCATTACTATGGCGATATCATATGCATGACTatctatataaagggtttttcaattggcgcgggtcgattttggcgccctgtggcagccattttgttttggtgacatctgtcaaatcttttgtttattattcagttgcttatgccaaatcatcatggcaagttacatgaTTGAACACTCAAAATGAGTGTTcgttaacgcaaacgttgcgcgcattgcgcccttattgaaaaaccccttACATATGTATCGGTatatctatctttatctttatctttatctctatatctatatctatatctatatctatatctatatctatatctatatctatatctatatctatatctatatctatatctatatctatatctatatctatatctatatctatatctatatctatatctatatctatatctatatctatatctatatctatatctatatctatatctatatctatatctatatctatatctatatctatatctatatctatatctatatctatatctatatctatatctatatctatatctatatctatatctatatctatatctatatctatatctatatctatatctatatctatatctatatctatatctatatctatatctatatctatatctatatctatatctatatctatatctatatctatatctatatctatatctatatctatatctatatctatatctatatctatatctatatctatatctatatctatatctatatctatatctatatctatatctatatctatatctatatctatatctatatctatatctatatctatatctatatctatatctatatctatatctatatctatatctatatctatctccATCTCTTTCTCTACCTATTCGCACTTCTTTACTCTTCAACACTTACCTTTGTGAGTTGCGTTTTGCCAGCGTTTGTTCCTTTATCTTTAAATCTGCTAGCGAGCGTTTCTTGGGAAATATCACTATATCCTGCGCATTGTTGCTGGTAGGCTGTACACGCTTACTGCCTTTTAGTAGTGTTGGCTGGTTTTTTATCAACATGCATACCCCGGAAATGCCTACGAAGCAACAGAGGACCACGCCTACTATAATCAAAGATATGCCTGTGGAACGCATATCATTTGTCAGCCAAGCATTATAGCTGACGCTCAGATTAGAGTGCAAGTGCACGGACTCGCAGCAGAATGGTGAAATCGTTAATTGGTCTTTTCGAACCAAACAAAATGTATACGCGGTATCTGGTAAAAGATCTTCGATAATAGTGGTATAGTTAATTGATCCAGTACAACCGAGTCCATATTGATTATAGTTAACAGTCATGCTGTAGAAATCCCACACCAAGCCATAGGACACCCCCGAGTTGTTGCTTTCCAAAATTACTTCTACTTGCAGGTTGGGTAATGCCGTAATACTCATTTGTGAGACGGGCTGCAGGGCACTTTGCCATTCAGCTGTTGTCTCATTGGCGTACGATAGGCACTGAAGCAGCATTGTACTCATAATATCGCTGGTGGTTGGCTCAATAAGTGCGTTGCTGGACGTTGTAGTTGAGTTCAGCAAATTAAGAGCGTCAACTGACGTTGGCGTTGTATACTCTGTTGTCAATCTGGTTGACATACTATTCCCAACGGTCGTGTTGAATTCACCGGCACACAAACCCTCATCCAATACCGACAAGCCCGCATACTCGTTGGGTGTCTCACAAGTTGGGTAATTGTCTTGGTATCTGAAAATTATGACCATTTCCGCACGCAGTTCACACGAACAATTCCATGGATTGCTATGAGCATCGATAACTAAGTCAATGTGAATTGTATATCTACCGAACACCAAATTATTTATTGTGAGCAGCTGATTGTTGGACAAATTTAGATGTCTAAGTGAACTCGAGAAATGCGAAAATATATAGTCaggtaaaaattgtatattcgAATATGACAAATCCAAAGATTTTACATTCGACATCTTTTTGAAAGTCCCATCGTTGAATGTATTGGTAAAATTATTATAGCTCAAATTGACGTATGACAAATTTTGCAGTAGACCACTCAAGACTGCTGCGTTGGTTATTTTCGGTAAGCCAACTTGCAgtgttaagtttttaatttgatgTACCACATGATCCAGAAAATCATCACGAATAGAATTTATTGGCTTATTACGTTGAATTACGGCAAGTGACTCAAAGGTGTTGGTAAGATTTTCGAAGATATTTTTATGCAGTTCAACCAATTGTAGATTCTCCAAGATGATCTTCTCGAAAATGCCTTCACCAAAGGCGGCCGAACCAATGGCGGCCACATTTGATGAACCGATATAAAGGTAGCGCACTTGATTGGAATATTTGCCGAGGAAGCCATGGGATATTTCTTGTTTCGGGAATTCAATATAATAAAGGCGTAGATAGTCGATAACTGGACAggctttattctgaaaaaattaaatattgtaagcAGTATTTCCTTCAGTCATTTTAACTTAACTGATTTTAGCGAAAAAAGGTTTACCACTCCATTTCCTTACATTAGCTGAAAACGCATTTTCTATACTTTTCTCGAGTTGAGCACTTTGCTCATGAATACAAACAATATTGCATAGTATTTGCACGCAGTTGGCTGATGGCGCTGCGGTGGTTATGCTAGCAGAagattttctgtaaaaaatacataatagTAAGGATTAGTTAGAAAATCGTGCATGTTTGAGCAAAAAAGATCCACCATCTGACGAGAAGTGAGAGCTTTTAGACTCGGAAGAGAAACTTtactgcaaaaaatatttgttttctactcttgatacaaagttttttttttttagttttaactaGCCTGAAGCAAATTGTATTTCCTAAAGCTGTGCTAAGGGTTAATTTCGTAAGTATGTgtgaaaattttgcttttgtcaAATGTCATTCTATTTAAAATACCTTACACATTTTTCGTTGTAACTTATTTCTGATGCTGAAGTTGAATTTTCAGCTTTGATGCATTGATTGAGAGAttta is a genomic window of Anastrepha ludens isolate Willacy chromosome 6, idAnaLude1.1, whole genome shotgun sequence containing:
- the LOC128867048 gene encoding uncharacterized protein LOC128867048, coding for MYRKNISHKSLNQCIKAENSTSASEISYNEKCVRKSSASITTAAPSANCVQILCNIVCIHEQSAQLEKSIENAFSANNKACPVIDYLRLYYIEFPKQEISHGFLGKYSNQVRYLYIGSSNVAAIGSAAFGEGIFEKIILENLQLVELHKNIFENLTNTFESLAVIQRNKPINSIRDDFLDHVVHQIKNLTLQVGLPKITNAAVLSGLLQNLSYVNLSYNNFTNTFNDGTFKKMSNVKSLDLSYSNIQFLPDYIFSHFSSSLRHLNLSNNQLLTINNLVFGRYTIHIDLVIDAHSNPWNCSCELRAEMVIIFRYQDNYPTCETPNEYAGLSVLDEGLCAGEFNTTVGNSMSTRLTTEYTTPTSVDALNLLNSTTTSSNALIEPTTSDIMSTMLLQCLSYANETTAEWQSALQPVSQMSITALPNLQVEVILESNNSGVSYGLVWDFYSMTVNYNQYGLGCTGSINYTTIIEDLLPDTAYTFCLVRKDQLTISPFCCESVHLHSNLSVSYNAWLTNDMRSTGISLIIVGVVLCCFVGISGVCMLIKNQPTLLKGSKRVQPTSNNAQDIVIFPKKRSLADLKIKEQTLAKRNSQSSSDISITSHTMRRGSVFSVESSESYANANLYEVIPAYLRLQDIEGDYEKKSLEFASIDSYMPTLATEYKCRDTSLVRYVEIPARIKRVSSDPLPAVPYKQETATLAPAEKASLALQESIPAIQVTDTDGENKVNSYSE